The Gemmatimonadaceae bacterium DNA window CATGCCGTTGCGTGACGATGCGCCTAAGTCAATCGAGTCGAGCCGCACGGTGACGCGATAGCCAGCAACTTGCGCTCCCGGCAACGTCTGGGAGCCGCCGGCCGCGTTCGCGGGTTGGAAGCCAACGCTTTCGACGTGTCCCTGGAACCGGTCGACCGGGAGCGCGGCAAACGCTGGGATTTCGATGTCCGCCGTGTCGCCGACGGAAATGCGATAGACGTCGCGCTCGGACACACCGAGCGTCGCGTGCCAGTGGCTCAGGTCAGCGATGTCGAGAACGGGCTGACCCGCCGCGACCGCGAGACCCGTCAGCTGGTCTAGTTGGTCCGTGAGCACGACGCCAGACGCTGGGGCCGTGATCCTTAGTCGACGCAAGTGCTCCCGGCTCGTCGTCAATGCCAGGCGCGCGCGACTCAGCTCCTCTCGCTTGTGCTGGATGTCGAAGGTGTCTAACGCGGCGGTTGAGACTTGCGTCCGAGCATTTGCCAGCGCGGCCTCCGCTGACATGAAATCCGCTGACGGTCCGTCGAGCCCGACGTGGATTCGGGAGCCCGAGGCTCGTGCGACGCTGTCCGCGTCGCCGGAGATACCAAAATCGGC harbors:
- a CDS encoding efflux RND transporter periplasmic adaptor subunit, translated to MAASVVVTMRVTIDGDGIVEPVAVWTARPLEGGVLTRVFVHTGDTVRVGQVVAQLDSTAAWSSARDLGSQVATLQIELDRLTQSAPVELERSRIAVADAEARLARARTDLRQRMADFGISGDADSVARASGSRIHVGLDGPSADFMSAEAALANARTQVSTAALDTFDIQHKREELSRARLALTTSREHLRRLRITAPASGVVLTDQLDQLTGLAVAAGQPVLDIADLSHWHATLGVSERDVYRISVGDTADIEIPAFAALPVDRFQGHVESVGFQPANAAGGSQTLPGAQVAGYRVTVRLDSIDLGASSRNGMRRGYVVHGKIISKAERAFKVFLEEIRDRVRGVTH